Proteins encoded together in one Flavobacteriales bacterium window:
- a CDS encoding 30S ribosomal protein S21, giving the protein MLIIPVKEGESIDKALKKFKKKFERTGTMRALRRRQSFTKPSVERRKEIIRAAYKLKTYSVEQ; this is encoded by the coding sequence ATGCTGATCATCCCTGTCAAGGAAGGCGAGAGCATCGACAAGGCGCTCAAGAAGTTCAAGAAGAAGTTCGAGCGCACCGGCACGATGCGTGCCCTGCGCCGGCGCCAGAGCTTCACCAAGCCGTCCGTAGAGCGCCGCAAGGAGATCATCCGCGCCGCCTACAAGCTGAAGACGTACAGCGTCGAGCAATAA
- a CDS encoding acyl-CoA dehydrogenase family protein — protein sequence MEFTTTENQTLIAQSVRDLCERELRPHVMDWDERQYMPIDLFKQHFGPAGMLGVLVPEAYGGAGLGYFEYIHTIVETSRICGSIGLSVAAHNSLCTGHILSFGSEEQKRRWLPKLASGQWLGAWALTEPNTGSDAMRMKCTARQEGNEWVLNGAKCWITHGISSDVVVAIARTGELLDSKGMTAFVIERGTKGLKAGKKENKLGMRASETAEVIFEDCRVPQENVLGEVGQGFQQAMKVLDGGRISIAALSLGIAKGAYDASVKYAKERQQFGQPIANFQAISFKLADMATRIEAAELLTQQAADLKNRGKKMTKESAMAKYYASEVAVWASNEAVQIFGGYGYTKDFPVEKFYRDSKLCTIGEGTSEIQKLVISREVLK from the coding sequence ATGGAATTCACCACCACCGAGAACCAGACCCTGATCGCGCAGTCGGTGCGCGACCTGTGCGAACGTGAACTGCGCCCCCACGTGATGGACTGGGACGAGCGGCAGTACATGCCCATTGACCTGTTCAAGCAGCACTTCGGCCCGGCCGGCATGCTGGGCGTGCTGGTGCCGGAGGCATACGGTGGAGCGGGGCTGGGCTATTTCGAGTACATCCACACCATCGTGGAGACGTCGCGCATCTGTGGCAGCATAGGCCTCAGCGTGGCGGCGCACAACAGCCTGTGCACGGGCCACATCCTCAGCTTCGGCAGCGAGGAGCAGAAGCGGCGCTGGCTGCCCAAGCTGGCCAGCGGCCAGTGGCTGGGCGCATGGGCGCTCACCGAGCCCAACACCGGCAGCGACGCCATGCGTATGAAGTGCACGGCCCGCCAGGAGGGTAACGAGTGGGTCCTGAACGGCGCCAAGTGCTGGATCACCCACGGCATCAGCAGCGATGTGGTGGTGGCGATCGCACGCACTGGCGAACTCCTGGACAGCAAGGGCATGACCGCATTCGTGATCGAGCGCGGTACCAAGGGCCTGAAGGCAGGCAAGAAAGAGAACAAGCTGGGCATGCGCGCCAGCGAGACGGCGGAGGTGATCTTCGAGGATTGCCGTGTGCCGCAGGAGAATGTGCTGGGCGAGGTGGGGCAGGGTTTCCAGCAGGCCATGAAGGTCCTGGACGGCGGCCGCATCAGCATCGCGGCCCTCAGCCTGGGCATCGCCAAGGGCGCCTACGACGCCAGCGTGAAGTACGCCAAGGAGCGCCAGCAGTTCGGCCAACCCATCGCCAACTTCCAGGCCATCTCCTTCAAGCTGGCCGACATGGCCACCCGCATCGAGGCCGCCGAGCTGCTCACCCAGCAGGCCGCCGATCTCAAGAACCGCGGGAAGAAGATGACCAAGGAGAGCGCCATGGCCAAGTACTACGCCAGCGAAGTGGCGGTGTGGGCCAGCAACGAGGCGGTCCAGATCTTCGGTGGCTACGGCTACACGAAGGATTTCCCCGTTGAGAAGTTCTACCGCGACAGCAAGCTCTGCACCATCGGCGAGGGTACCAGCGAGATCCAGAAGCTGGTGATCAGCCGGGAGGTGCTCAAGTGA
- a CDS encoding adenine phosphoribosyltransferase: protein MLLQDRLQAAIRAVPDFPKPGILFRDITPVMEDPALSQAVVDGFMERLHGRPIDAIAGIESRGFLYGMPLALKLGVPFVTVRKKGKLPHRTVSTSYALEYGTAEIEMHVDVVRPGMQVLVHDDLLATGGTAAAAADLVRMQGGRVAAFTFVIELSALAGVERLRPYDADIIRLVTY from the coding sequence ATGCTTCTACAGGACCGGTTGCAGGCCGCCATCCGGGCGGTGCCTGACTTTCCCAAGCCCGGGATCCTGTTCCGCGACATCACCCCGGTGATGGAGGACCCCGCCCTGAGCCAGGCGGTGGTGGACGGCTTCATGGAGCGGCTGCACGGTCGCCCCATCGACGCCATCGCCGGCATCGAGAGCCGCGGCTTCCTCTATGGCATGCCCCTGGCGCTGAAGCTCGGCGTGCCCTTCGTCACCGTGCGCAAGAAGGGCAAGCTGCCCCACCGCACGGTGAGCACCAGCTACGCCCTCGAGTACGGCACGGCCGAGATCGAGATGCACGTGGACGTGGTGCGGCCCGGCATGCAGGTGCTGGTGCACGACGACCTGCTGGCCACCGGCGGCACGGCTGCCGCCGCCGCCGACCTCGTACGCATGCAAGGTGGCCGTGTGGCCGCCTTCACCTTCGTCATCGAACTCTCCGCCCTGGCCGGTGTTGAACGCCTGCGTCCCTACGACGCCGACATCATCCGCCTGGTGACCTATTGA
- a CDS encoding helix-hairpin-helix domain-containing protein yields MRRARWMDAFSMHRAERRGLFVLVLTIAAFGAWIAWMRQRPPDPALLAAAEAQLATWLAEQQAADSLRARSADAAPAADSLFAFDPNTATENDWRRLGLSERQARGVLSYIAHGGQFEHRQDLARLRSLHPDQVARLLPFVQLPDRPEGGGAARAERRWPRDSTRIWTRTERPARPERVALELNGCDSAALVALPGVGPSFARGILRYRDQLGGYHSLDQLAEVYVLKDKPEALAQLRTLLRVDTALVRRVPMNSGTVEELAAHPYLRWKLAKTLVAYRRQHGPFRTVDDLRGCALVDEGTLRTFAPYFSVK; encoded by the coding sequence ATGCGTCGTGCCCGATGGATGGACGCCTTCAGCATGCACCGCGCCGAGCGGCGCGGCCTCTTCGTGCTGGTGCTCACCATCGCCGCCTTCGGTGCGTGGATCGCGTGGATGCGGCAGCGACCGCCCGATCCCGCGCTGCTGGCCGCCGCTGAAGCCCAACTGGCCACCTGGCTCGCCGAGCAACAGGCCGCCGACAGCTTGCGCGCCCGGTCCGCCGACGCGGCCCCGGCGGCCGACAGCCTGTTCGCCTTCGACCCCAACACCGCCACCGAGAACGATTGGCGCCGCTTGGGCCTGAGCGAACGGCAGGCCCGCGGGGTGCTGAGCTACATCGCCCACGGCGGCCAGTTCGAGCACAGGCAGGACCTGGCCCGCCTGCGCAGCCTGCACCCCGACCAGGTGGCGCGCCTGCTGCCCTTCGTGCAGCTGCCCGACCGGCCGGAGGGTGGGGGAGCGGCCCGCGCGGAACGCCGCTGGCCGCGGGACAGCACGCGCATCTGGACCCGCACGGAGCGGCCCGCACGCCCGGAGCGCGTCGCGCTGGAGCTCAACGGCTGTGACAGCGCCGCCCTGGTGGCCCTGCCGGGCGTGGGACCGTCGTTCGCGCGCGGGATCCTGCGCTACCGCGACCAATTGGGTGGATATCATAGCCTGGACCAGCTGGCAGAGGTGTACGTGCTGAAGGACAAGCCCGAGGCGCTGGCGCAGCTGCGCACCCTGCTGCGGGTGGACACCGCCCTGGTGCGGCGCGTGCCCATGAACAGCGGCACGGTGGAGGAACTGGCGGCACACCCCTACCTGCGGTGGAAGCTGGCCAAGACCCTGGTAGCCTATCGCCGCCAACACGGCCCGTTCCGCACGGTGGACGACCTTCGTGGCTGTGCGCTGGTGGATGAAGGGACGCTCCGTACTTTCGCGCCCTATTTTTCCGTGAAGTAA
- a CDS encoding SDR family oxidoreductase — protein sequence MRILITGSNGLLGQKLVAALRNDPTVALTATSRGPDRSPDPLHDRYRALDITDAAAVDAVFDVVRPEAVIHTAAMTNVDACELDPAACHLQNVTATAHLVRAARRHGSHFIHLSTDFIFDGAAGPYREEDAPAPLSVYGHSKLDSERAVREGGLAKWAIARTIIVYGVAPGLSRSNVVLWAKGALEKGEPIRVVDDQWRMPTLAEDLAEGCIRIAKQGATGIYHLSGPDGMSILELVHRVGRFFGLKVDGVLPVKSNTLGQPANRPPRTGFVLDKARRELGYAPRGFEAGLAVVRDQLVG from the coding sequence ATGCGCATCCTGATCACCGGGAGCAACGGCCTGCTGGGCCAGAAGCTCGTGGCCGCCCTGCGGAACGACCCCACTGTGGCGCTCACCGCCACCAGCCGCGGTCCCGACCGCAGCCCCGACCCCCTGCACGACCGCTACCGCGCCCTCGACATCACCGACGCCGCCGCGGTGGACGCCGTGTTCGACGTCGTGCGCCCCGAGGCGGTGATCCACACCGCCGCCATGACCAACGTGGACGCCTGCGAGCTGGACCCCGCGGCCTGCCACCTCCAGAACGTGACGGCCACCGCGCACCTGGTGCGTGCCGCGCGGCGCCACGGCAGCCACTTCATCCACCTCAGCACCGACTTCATCTTCGACGGCGCGGCCGGTCCCTACCGTGAGGAGGACGCCCCCGCCCCCTTGAGCGTCTACGGCCACAGCAAGCTGGACAGCGAGCGGGCCGTGCGGGAAGGCGGACTGGCGAAGTGGGCCATCGCCCGCACCATCATCGTGTACGGCGTGGCCCCGGGGCTGAGCCGCAGCAACGTGGTGCTGTGGGCCAAGGGCGCCCTGGAGAAGGGCGAGCCCATCCGCGTGGTGGACGACCAATGGCGCATGCCCACCCTGGCGGAGGACCTGGCCGAGGGCTGCATCCGCATCGCCAAGCAGGGAGCCACCGGCATCTACCACCTCAGCGGTCCCGATGGCATGAGCATCCTGGAGCTGGTGCACCGCGTGGGCCGCTTCTTCGGTCTGAAGGTGGACGGTGTGCTCCCCGTGAAGAGCAACACGCTGGGCCAGCCCGCCAATCGGCCGCCGCGCACGGGATTCGTGCTGGACAAAGCGCGCCGCGAGCTGGGGTATGCACCGCGCGGTTTCGAGGCGGGATTGGCCGTGGTGCGCGACCAGTTGGTCGGTTGA